The Pyrococcus horikoshii OT3 genome includes a window with the following:
- the hydB gene encoding NADPH-dependent hydrogenase/sulfhydrogenase 1 subunit beta, with protein MRYVKLPKENTYEFLERLKEWGKLYAPVKISEKFYDFREIDDVRKVEFHYTRTIMPPKKFFFKPREKMFEFDLSKPEYKEVIEDVEPFVLFGVHACDIYGLKILDTIYLDELPDKYYKIRREKGIIIGISCMPDEYCFCNLRKTDFADDGFDLFLHELPDGWLVRVGSPTGHRIVDKNIKLFEEVTDEDICAFREFEKKRQEAFKYHEDWDNLRYLLELEMEHPMWEEEANKCLACGICTLTCPTCRCYEVQDIVNLDGITGYRERRWDSCQFRSHGLVAGGHNFRPTKKDRFRNRYLCKNAYNEKLGLSYCVGCGRCTAFCPAGISFVRNLRVILGFEEQRCPPNVSEEIPKKGFAYSPGVGGDEE; from the coding sequence TTGAGGTACGTAAAATTACCAAAGGAAAATACTTACGAATTCCTGGAGAGGTTGAAGGAGTGGGGTAAGCTTTACGCTCCCGTAAAGATATCTGAGAAGTTTTATGACTTTAGGGAAATCGATGACGTTAGGAAAGTTGAGTTTCACTACACAAGGACGATAATGCCGCCCAAGAAGTTCTTTTTTAAGCCAAGGGAAAAGATGTTCGAATTCGACTTATCAAAACCTGAATACAAGGAAGTAATCGAAGACGTTGAACCCTTCGTTCTCTTCGGTGTCCATGCCTGCGACATCTACGGTCTAAAGATACTGGACACGATTTATCTTGACGAATTACCGGATAAATACTACAAGATCCGCAGGGAGAAAGGAATAATCATAGGGATAAGCTGCATGCCCGATGAATACTGCTTCTGCAACCTTAGGAAGACGGATTTTGCAGACGATGGCTTTGACCTTTTCCTTCACGAGCTACCAGATGGGTGGCTCGTTAGGGTTGGTTCTCCAACGGGACATAGGATAGTCGACAAGAACATAAAGCTCTTTGAGGAGGTTACAGACGAGGATATTTGTGCTTTTAGAGAGTTTGAAAAGAAAAGGCAGGAGGCCTTTAAATACCACGAGGATTGGGACAACCTTAGATATCTCCTAGAGCTTGAAATGGAGCACCCAATGTGGGAAGAAGAAGCCAATAAATGCCTAGCATGTGGAATATGCACTCTAACTTGTCCGACATGCAGATGTTATGAAGTCCAGGATATAGTCAACCTTGACGGAATTACTGGATATAGAGAAAGGAGATGGGATTCTTGCCAGTTTAGGAGTCATGGACTCGTAGCAGGTGGTCATAACTTTAGACCAACAAAGAAGGATCGCTTCAGGAATCGTTATCTCTGTAAGAACGCTTACAATGAAAAGCTTGGATTAAGCTACTGTGTCGGTTGCGGAAGATGTACAGCATTCTGCCCAGCTGGAATAAGTTTTGTAAGAAACCTGAGGGTAATACTCGGATTTGAGGAACAAAGATGCCCTCCAAATGTTAGTGAAGAGATCCCCAAGAAGGGATTTGCATATTCTCCTGGAGTAGGGGGTGATGAGGAGTGA
- the hydG gene encoding NADPH-dependent hydrogenase/sulfhydrogenase 1 subunit gamma, with product MNLPKDVMMPNDNPYALHRVKVLKVYDLTEKEKLFLFRFEDPKLAETWTFKPGQFVQLTIPGVGEVPISICSSPMRRGFFELCIRRAGRVTTVVHRLKPGDIVLVRGPYGNGFPVDEWEGMDLLLIAAGLGAAPLRSVFLYAMDNRWKYGNITFINTARYGKDLLFYKELEAIKDLAEAENVKIIQSVTRDPNWPGLHGRPQQFIVEANTNPKNTAVAICGPPRMYKSVFEALINYGYRPENIYVTLERKMKCGIGKCGHCVVGTSTSLKYICKDGPVFTYFDIVSTPGLLD from the coding sequence GTGAACCTACCTAAGGATGTTATGATGCCAAACGATAACCCTTATGCTCTCCACAGGGTTAAGGTCCTCAAGGTCTACGATCTAACTGAGAAGGAGAAGCTCTTCCTATTTAGATTTGAGGATCCTAAGCTTGCCGAAACTTGGACATTTAAACCAGGCCAATTCGTTCAGCTAACGATCCCTGGGGTTGGTGAAGTTCCAATAAGTATATGCTCATCTCCGATGAGAAGAGGATTCTTCGAGCTCTGCATTAGGAGAGCTGGAAGGGTAACTACGGTAGTCCACAGACTTAAACCAGGCGACATCGTCCTTGTAAGAGGACCCTATGGCAATGGCTTCCCCGTTGACGAATGGGAGGGAATGGATTTACTCTTAATAGCAGCGGGCCTTGGAGCAGCTCCGCTAAGAAGTGTGTTCCTCTACGCCATGGATAACAGATGGAAGTACGGGAACATAACCTTCATAAACACGGCCCGTTATGGAAAGGATCTCCTCTTCTACAAAGAGCTTGAGGCAATAAAAGATCTAGCTGAAGCCGAGAACGTTAAGATAATTCAGAGCGTTACAAGGGATCCAAACTGGCCTGGGTTGCATGGAAGGCCTCAGCAATTCATAGTTGAAGCCAACACCAATCCCAAGAATACTGCAGTCGCAATCTGTGGGCCTCCCAGGATGTATAAATCAGTATTTGAAGCCCTGATAAATTACGGTTACAGGCCAGAGAACATCTACGTGACCCTTGAAAGAAAGATGAAGTGTGGAATAGGAAAGTGCGGTCACTGCGTTGTTGGAACGAGCACGAGTTTGAAGTACATCTGCAAAGATGGACCCGTGTTCACGTACTTTGACATAGTATCAACGCCTGGGCTTCTGGATTGA
- the hydD gene encoding NADPH-dependent hydrogenase/sulfhydrogenase 1 subunit delta encodes MGKKKIRIGFYALTSCYGCQLQLAMMDELLLLLPHIELVCWYMVDRDSIDDEPVDIAFIEGSVSTEEEVELVKKIRENSKIVVAVGACAVQGGVQSWTDKSLEELWRTVYGDAKVKFKPKKAEPVSKYIKVDYNIYGCPPEKRDFLYALGTFLIGSWPEDIDYPVCLECRLNGYPCVLLEKGEPCLGPVTRAGCNARCPGFGIACIGCRGAIGYDVAWFDSLARVFKEKGLTKEEIIERMKIFNGHDDRIEKMVEKIFQGVKE; translated from the coding sequence ATGGGAAAGAAGAAAATTAGAATTGGATTTTACGCCCTAACTTCCTGCTATGGGTGTCAGTTACAACTAGCTATGATGGATGAGCTTTTATTACTACTCCCGCATATCGAGCTAGTCTGCTGGTACATGGTTGATCGGGATAGCATAGATGATGAACCCGTTGACATAGCCTTTATAGAGGGTAGCGTTTCAACTGAGGAAGAAGTTGAACTCGTCAAGAAAATAAGGGAGAATTCAAAGATCGTTGTTGCAGTTGGAGCCTGTGCCGTTCAAGGAGGGGTTCAAAGCTGGACGGACAAGTCGCTTGAGGAGCTCTGGAGGACAGTTTATGGAGATGCAAAGGTCAAGTTCAAGCCAAAGAAAGCCGAACCAGTTTCTAAGTATATAAAGGTTGATTATAACATCTACGGTTGTCCACCCGAGAAAAGGGACTTCTTATATGCATTAGGAACGTTTCTAATCGGTTCATGGCCAGAGGATATAGATTATCCAGTCTGCCTTGAGTGCAGGCTTAACGGATATCCATGCGTTCTTCTTGAGAAAGGTGAGCCTTGCCTAGGCCCAGTAACGAGAGCAGGATGCAATGCAAGATGCCCAGGATTTGGAATTGCTTGCATTGGTTGCAGGGGAGCTATAGGGTACGATGTTGCCTGGTTCGATTCTCTAGCTAGGGTATTCAAGGAGAAGGGGCTAACAAAAGAGGAGATAATCGAAAGAATGAAGATTTTCAACGGACATGATGATAGAATCGAGAAGATGGTAGAGAAGATATTCCAGGGGGTGAAAGAATGA
- the hydA gene encoding NADPH-dependent hydrogenase/sulfhydrogenase 1 subunit alpha has product MKEIYIPITVDHIARIEGKAGVEILVGEDGVKEVKLNIIEGPRFFEAITLGKKLEEALAIYPRICSFCSAAHKLTALEAAEKAIGFTPREEIQALREILYIGDIIESHALHLYLLVLPDYLGYSSPLKMVDEYKKELETAIKLKNLGSWIMDVLGARAIHQENAILGGFGKLPSKETLEKIKDELKSALPLAEYTFELFSKLEQYKEVEGEITHLAVKPRKDAYGIYGDRIKASDGEEFPSEEYKNYIKEFVVEHSFAKHSHYKGRPFMVGAISRLVNNHKLLYGKAKELYENNKDLLRPTNPFANNLAQALEIVYFMERAIDLIDEVLAKWPIKPRDEVKVRDGFGVSTTEAPRGILVYALKVENGRVSYADIITPTAFNLAMMERHVRMMAEEHYKDDPEKLKLLAEMVVRAYDPCISCSVHVVKLQ; this is encoded by the coding sequence ATGAAGGAAATTTACATTCCTATCACTGTCGATCACATAGCGAGGATCGAGGGAAAGGCAGGAGTTGAGATACTCGTTGGAGAGGATGGAGTCAAGGAAGTAAAGCTAAACATAATAGAGGGACCAAGGTTCTTCGAGGCAATAACGCTTGGCAAGAAGCTCGAGGAAGCCCTTGCAATTTACCCCAGGATATGCTCATTCTGTTCTGCTGCACATAAGTTAACGGCCCTGGAAGCCGCTGAAAAAGCTATAGGTTTTACCCCTAGGGAGGAGATTCAGGCTTTAAGGGAGATCCTTTACATTGGGGATATTATAGAGAGTCACGCCCTCCACCTTTACCTCCTCGTGCTTCCAGACTACCTTGGGTATTCAAGTCCACTCAAGATGGTAGACGAATACAAGAAAGAGCTTGAAACTGCAATTAAACTCAAAAACCTTGGAAGCTGGATAATGGATGTCCTCGGGGCTAGGGCGATCCATCAAGAAAATGCCATTCTTGGAGGCTTCGGAAAACTGCCCTCCAAAGAGACCCTGGAAAAGATTAAGGATGAGCTCAAAAGCGCATTACCTTTGGCCGAATACACCTTTGAATTATTCTCCAAGCTTGAGCAATACAAAGAAGTTGAGGGAGAGATAACGCACTTAGCCGTTAAACCCAGGAAAGATGCTTACGGAATATATGGAGATCGTATAAAAGCTTCCGATGGGGAAGAGTTCCCAAGTGAGGAGTACAAGAATTATATAAAGGAATTCGTCGTTGAGCACAGCTTTGCAAAGCACAGTCATTACAAGGGAAGACCCTTCATGGTAGGTGCAATCTCAAGGCTCGTGAACAACCATAAACTCCTTTATGGAAAGGCAAAGGAGCTCTACGAAAATAACAAAGACTTGCTAAGGCCCACAAATCCATTTGCAAATAACTTAGCTCAAGCCCTTGAGATAGTATACTTTATGGAAAGGGCCATTGATCTAATTGATGAGGTCTTAGCTAAGTGGCCAATCAAGCCGAGAGATGAAGTTAAGGTGAGGGATGGCTTTGGAGTCTCAACTACCGAAGCTCCCAGGGGGATACTAGTTTACGCCCTGAAAGTTGAAAATGGAAGGGTAAGCTATGCAGACATAATAACGCCAACCGCATTCAACTTAGCAATGATGGAAAGGCACGTGAGAATGATGGCCGAAGAGCACTACAAAGACGATCCAGAAAAGTTGAAGTTACTAGCAGAAATGGTTGTCAGGGCGTACGATCCGTGCATCTCGTGCTCTGTCCATGTGGTTAAGCTTCAGTAA
- a CDS encoding family 4A encapsulin nanocompartment shell protein, translating into MSTRGDLIRILSDIEEKINELKMDGYRPDVILFGKEAYNFFSSIVKVETGEEGPFTEVSNLRVEILSELGKDAVIIDSKLLGLSPGAAKRIRIIKE; encoded by the coding sequence ATGAGCACGAGAGGGGATCTTATAAGAATATTGAGCGACATTGAAGAGAAAATTAACGAGCTGAAAATGGACGGTTATCGGCCAGATGTTATACTTTTTGGCAAAGAAGCCTACAACTTCTTCTCAAGCATCGTTAAAGTAGAAACCGGAGAGGAGGGACCCTTCACTGAAGTCTCAAATTTAAGGGTGGAAATCCTCTCAGAGCTTGGTAAAGATGCCGTAATAATAGACTCCAAGCTTTTAGGATTGAGCCCAGGAGCCGCGAAGAGAATCAGGATTATTAAGGAGTAG
- a CDS encoding dicarboxylate/amino acid:cation symporter, with the protein MGLYRKYIEYPVLQKILIGLILGAIVGLILGHYGYADAVKTYVKPFGDLFVRLLKMLVMPIVFASLVVGAASISPARLGRVGVKIVVYYLLTSAFAVTLGIIMARLFNPGAGIHLAVGGQQFQPKQAPPLVKILLDIVPTNPFGALANGQVLPTIFFAIILGIAITYLMNSENEKVRKSAETLLDAINGLAEAMYKIVNGVMQYAPIGVFALIAYVMAEQGVKVVGELAKVTAAVYVGLTLQILLVYFVLLKIYGIDPISFIKKAKDAMLTAFVTRSSSGTLPVTMRVAKEMGISEGIYSFTLPLGATINMDGTALYQGVCTFFIANALGSHLTVGQQLTIVLTAVLASIGTAGVPGAGAIMLAMVLESVGLPLTDPNVAAAYAMILGIDAILDMGRTMVNVTGDLTGTAIVAKTEGELEKGVIA; encoded by the coding sequence ATGGGGTTGTATAGAAAATACATTGAGTACCCTGTTCTTCAGAAGATCTTGATTGGCCTTATCTTGGGTGCAATTGTTGGTTTAATATTAGGTCACTACGGTTACGCAGATGCCGTAAAGACATATGTAAAACCCTTTGGTGACCTCTTTGTTAGACTATTGAAAATGCTAGTAATGCCAATAGTCTTTGCATCGCTTGTGGTCGGTGCAGCAAGCATAAGCCCAGCAAGACTCGGAAGGGTGGGTGTAAAGATAGTCGTATATTACCTTCTAACATCCGCCTTCGCAGTTACCCTTGGAATAATAATGGCTAGGCTGTTCAACCCAGGAGCTGGAATACACCTCGCAGTTGGCGGTCAGCAATTCCAGCCAAAGCAAGCACCTCCACTAGTCAAAATCTTACTCGATATAGTTCCAACTAATCCCTTTGGTGCACTAGCCAATGGACAAGTACTACCCACGATATTCTTTGCAATAATCCTTGGAATAGCAATAACCTACCTAATGAACAGCGAGAACGAGAAGGTGAGGAAGAGCGCTGAAACCCTGCTTGATGCAATAAATGGATTAGCTGAAGCGATGTACAAGATAGTCAATGGAGTCATGCAGTACGCTCCGATAGGTGTATTTGCCCTTATAGCTTACGTAATGGCAGAGCAGGGGGTTAAGGTCGTTGGAGAGTTAGCAAAGGTTACCGCTGCAGTCTACGTAGGGCTGACGCTACAGATACTCCTTGTGTACTTCGTACTCCTAAAGATATATGGCATCGATCCGATAAGCTTCATCAAAAAAGCAAAGGATGCAATGCTAACAGCGTTCGTTACAAGGAGCTCAAGTGGTACATTACCAGTTACAATGCGCGTTGCAAAAGAGATGGGAATATCCGAGGGTATTTATTCCTTTACCCTACCATTAGGAGCAACGATAAACATGGATGGAACTGCACTATACCAGGGTGTATGTACCTTCTTCATAGCGAATGCCCTAGGTAGTCATTTAACGGTAGGACAACAGCTAACAATAGTCCTTACTGCTGTTCTAGCTTCAATAGGAACTGCTGGAGTCCCAGGAGCAGGTGCAATTATGCTTGCAATGGTTCTTGAAAGCGTTGGACTTCCATTAACCGATCCAAACGTTGCCGCGGCTTATGCTATGATCCTTGGAATAGACGCAATCTTAGACATGGGAAGAACGATGGTCAACGTCACTGGAGACCTGACAGGAACTGCCATAGTTGCAAAGACTGAGGGAGAGCTTGAAAAAGGAGTAATAGCCTGA
- a CDS encoding DUF3783 domain-containing protein, translated as MYDLSNEEVKESLRKVKPLGFKGVIYATTAPNSLTMKLNELIEEWLKKDAYFRQLRRMKKGPCLNIEGSG; from the coding sequence ATGTACGATTTAAGTAACGAGGAAGTCAAGGAATCGCTGAGAAAGGTGAAGCCCCTCGGCTTTAAGGGAGTTATCTACGCGACAACAGCTCCAAACTCTCTGACCATGAAGCTCAACGAGCTTATAGAGGAGTGGCTTAAGAAGGATGCCTACTTCCGCCAGCTCAGGAGGATGAAGAAGGGGCCGTGCCTGAATATTGAGGGGTCTGGTTAG
- a CDS encoding nucleotidyltransferase domain-containing protein, which produces MFGSYARDDYDKESDIDVLIVGEVDFEGVIELVTEVLLRYVELISPVLIKPEEFKKRNDSFIRIIKPKEYTLKSN; this is translated from the coding sequence TTGTTCGGTTCCTATGCCAGGGATGACTACGATAAGGAGAGCGACATTGATGTTCTGATAGTTGGGGAGGTTGATTTTGAGGGAGTAATTGAGCTGGTAACAGAGGTCCTTCTTAGGTACGTAGAGCTAATAAGCCCCGTGCTCATCAAGCCAGAGGAATTCAAAAAGAGGAACGACAGCTTCATAAGAATTATAAAACCGAAGGAATACACCTTGAAATCTAATTGA
- a CDS encoding HEPN domain-containing protein: MDVPEEVEKHIKITEEELSSAYLLLENGKLRDSISRAYYSMFHAAKALLLLKGIDPRKHSGVIRMFGLHFVNSGFIERVYAKYLTHSRSDQRLTMMSITNQVMRKLKTLLKVLSASWRELKVFWRRLKMDKKAQALNEFLKL, encoded by the coding sequence ATGGATGTTCCAGAAGAAGTCGAAAAACATATCAAAATCACAGAGGAAGAACTTTCTTCGGCGTATCTCCTGCTGGAAAACGGAAAGCTCAGAGATTCCATAAGCAGGGCATACTACTCAATGTTCCATGCTGCCAAAGCTCTGCTTCTCTTGAAAGGTATTGACCCAAGGAAGCACTCTGGAGTTATTAGAATGTTTGGCCTTCACTTCGTTAATAGTGGCTTTATAGAAAGAGTTTATGCAAAGTACCTTACGCATTCTCGCTCAGATCAAAGGCTGACTATGATGTCTATTACGAACCAAGTTATGAGGAAGCTGAAAACGTTGTTGAAAGTGCTGAGCGCTTCCTGGAGAGAATTAAAAGTGTTCTGGAGGAGGTTAAAAATGGACAAAAAGGCCCAGGCCCTTAACGAGTTTTTAAAGCTTTAA
- a CDS encoding type II toxin-antitoxin system VapC family toxin — MSKYRGFLQRKKDLEKSLRELRLEWEGFLINTNILIYYLADAIPEDEIPRIEKILKEDFNISIITKIEFLGRKGHTSEGFEKSREFISFARVIPLTDDIAELAIELRRRKSIKLPML, encoded by the coding sequence GTGTCAAAGTATAGGGGATTTTTACAAAGGAAAAAAGACCTCGAAAAGAGCCTTCGGGAGCTGAGATTGGAATGGGAGGGATTTCTGATAAACACCAACATCCTCATATACTACCTCGCCGATGCCATTCCGGAGGATGAGATACCCAGGATAGAGAAAATCCTAAAGGAGGACTTCAACATCTCCATAATCACCAAGATAGAGTTCCTTGGAAGGAAGGGCCACACTTCGGAGGGTTTTGAGAAGTCAAGAGAGTTCATAAGCTTTGCTCGTGTAATTCCTCTCACGGATGACATTGCCGAACTCGCAATCGAGCTTAGGAGAAGGAAAAGCATAAAGCTCCCGATGCTGTAA